A genome region from Streptomyces sp. NBC_01296 includes the following:
- a CDS encoding cytochrome P450 — MKQGILSDILDYSNRANPYPLYAELRKTPVFHDGDGPYVISTYHDIQSLLHDPRLSSEARNLAATAGDPLAEGEEEGAAALPPSFLKLDPPEHDRLRRMTNRPFGPPHSPRRIDGMRDDLKGIVTGLIDNLGDPARIDLVDQFAYPFPVTMICRLLGVPREDEPRFHVWADTLAASLDPDPGADPTERDKTTHDARMELGMYLAGLIEERRKNPGDDMLSQLAVGHGQDESMSTMELLSTAALLLIAGHETTVNLITNGMLTLLRNPDVLQQLRETPGLAVPMVEELLRFEPPVQLLPQRTPLVDIEVRGVTIPKGSSMWLILASGNRDPGRFENPDRFDPYRKDIQHLGLGSGIHSCFGAPLARLEAQLALTELARRLENPRLLEDPPPYRQNAVLRGPRHLQVTCDGIRP; from the coding sequence ATGAAGCAAGGCATCCTGAGCGACATCCTCGACTACTCCAACCGCGCGAACCCGTACCCGCTGTACGCGGAACTGCGCAAGACCCCGGTGTTCCACGACGGGGACGGCCCGTACGTCATCAGCACCTACCACGACATCCAGAGCCTGCTGCACGACCCGCGGCTCAGCTCGGAGGCCCGCAACCTGGCCGCGACGGCGGGGGATCCGCTGGCCGAGGGCGAGGAGGAGGGGGCCGCTGCCCTGCCGCCGAGCTTCCTGAAGCTGGACCCCCCGGAGCACGACCGGCTGCGCCGGATGACCAACCGGCCCTTCGGGCCTCCGCACTCCCCCCGCCGCATCGACGGGATGCGCGACGACCTCAAGGGCATCGTCACCGGTCTCATCGACAACCTCGGCGACCCCGCCAGGATCGACCTGGTCGACCAGTTCGCCTACCCGTTCCCCGTCACGATGATCTGCCGGTTGCTCGGTGTGCCGCGCGAGGACGAGCCGCGGTTCCACGTCTGGGCCGACACCCTGGCCGCGAGCCTGGACCCCGACCCGGGCGCCGACCCGACGGAGCGCGACAAGACCACCCACGACGCCCGGATGGAACTGGGCATGTACCTGGCCGGGCTGATCGAGGAGCGCCGCAAGAACCCCGGCGACGACATGCTCTCGCAACTGGCCGTCGGGCACGGCCAGGACGAGTCGATGAGCACGATGGAGCTGCTCAGTACCGCCGCCCTGCTGCTGATCGCGGGCCACGAGACCACCGTCAACCTGATCACCAACGGGATGCTCACTCTGCTGCGCAACCCGGACGTCCTGCAGCAGCTGCGCGAGACGCCCGGACTCGCGGTGCCGATGGTGGAGGAGCTGCTGCGGTTCGAGCCGCCGGTGCAACTGCTGCCGCAGCGCACCCCGCTCGTCGACATCGAGGTCCGCGGGGTCACCATCCCCAAGGGCTCCTCGATGTGGTTGATCCTCGCTTCCGGCAACCGGGATCCGGGCCGCTTCGAGAACCCGGACCGCTTCGACCCGTACCGCAAGGACATCCAGCACCTGGGCCTCGGCAGCGGCATCCACAGCTGTTTCGGCGCCCCGCTGGCCCGCCTCGAGGCGCAACTCGCGCTGACCGAGCTGGCCCGCCGCCTGGAGAACCCGCGCCTGCTCGAGGACCCGCCGCCCTACCGGCAGAACGCGGTCCTGCGCGGCCCGCGCCACCTCCAGGTCACCTGCGACGGGATCCGCCCCTGA
- a CDS encoding NAD(P)/FAD-dependent oxidoreductase, with translation MADAALDRLKADGRIVVVGASLAGLRGAETLRDKGFKGSLTMIGDEPYEPYDRPPLSKQALLGKGAAERTALPRRRELDAEWRLGVPASGLDMAAKRVKLADGEEVSYDRLLIATGVRARPWPNPAEAELDGVFVLRTRDDGAALARRLDAGPRRVLVIGAGFTGSEIASACRERGLEVTVAERGDAPLVGALGGVIGAVAAEMQRENGVDLRTGVMVTGLEGDTTGRVRAAHFSDGTSLECDVVVVSLGAQRNTEWLIGSGLGAGPRGIACDAGCRAFDIRGIVTDDIFVAGDVARSPHPLFGYQFLSLEHWGNAVSQAETAAHNMLSESTERRPHIWVPAFWSTQFGVNIKSVGVPSMGTEILIAQGSRAERRFTGVYGYQGRVIGAVTFDNSRWLQFYEQQIEATAPFPPPFPTVDRRPEGQKPLPADFPDPSVPTHGPTITLSGYSPADRRMTFTPAGH, from the coding sequence ATGGCTGACGCAGCTCTGGACCGCCTCAAGGCGGACGGCCGGATCGTCGTCGTCGGAGCCTCGCTCGCCGGTCTGCGCGGCGCCGAGACCCTGCGCGACAAGGGCTTCAAGGGCTCCCTGACCATGATCGGCGACGAGCCGTACGAGCCCTACGACCGCCCGCCGCTGTCGAAGCAGGCCCTGCTCGGCAAGGGCGCTGCCGAGCGCACCGCGCTGCCCCGCCGCCGCGAGCTCGACGCCGAGTGGCGCCTCGGCGTACCGGCCAGTGGCCTGGACATGGCGGCCAAGCGGGTCAAGCTGGCCGACGGCGAAGAGGTGTCCTACGACCGGCTGCTGATCGCCACCGGCGTACGCGCCCGGCCCTGGCCCAACCCGGCCGAGGCGGAGCTCGACGGCGTGTTCGTCCTGCGGACCCGCGACGACGGCGCCGCCCTGGCCCGGCGGCTCGACGCCGGCCCCCGCCGGGTCCTGGTCATCGGCGCCGGGTTCACCGGCTCCGAGATCGCCTCCGCCTGCCGCGAACGCGGACTCGAGGTCACCGTCGCCGAACGCGGCGACGCGCCCCTCGTCGGCGCCCTGGGCGGGGTCATCGGCGCGGTCGCCGCCGAAATGCAGCGGGAGAACGGCGTCGACCTGCGCACCGGCGTCATGGTCACCGGCCTCGAAGGCGACACCACCGGACGGGTCCGCGCCGCGCACTTCTCCGACGGCACCTCCCTGGAGTGCGACGTCGTGGTCGTCTCGCTCGGCGCCCAGCGCAACACCGAGTGGCTGATCGGCTCCGGGCTCGGCGCCGGCCCGCGCGGCATCGCCTGCGACGCGGGCTGCCGGGCCTTCGACATCCGCGGCATCGTCACCGACGACATCTTCGTGGCGGGCGACGTCGCCCGCTCCCCGCACCCGCTGTTCGGCTACCAGTTCCTGTCGCTGGAGCACTGGGGCAACGCCGTCTCCCAGGCCGAGACCGCGGCCCACAACATGCTCAGCGAGAGCACCGAGCGCCGCCCCCACATCTGGGTGCCGGCCTTCTGGTCCACCCAGTTCGGGGTGAACATCAAGTCGGTCGGCGTGCCCTCGATGGGGACCGAGATCCTGATCGCCCAGGGCTCGCGCGCCGAGCGCCGCTTCACCGGCGTCTACGGCTACCAGGGCCGCGTCATCGGGGCGGTCACCTTCGACAACTCGCGCTGGCTGCAGTTCTACGAGCAGCAGATCGAGGCCACGGCCCCGTTCCCGCCGCCGTTCCCCACGGTCGACCGGCGCCCCGAAGGACAAAAGCCCCTCCCCGCGGACTTCCCCGACCCCTCCGTGCCCACGCACGGACCGACCATCACCCTCAGCGGATATTCGCCGGCCGACCGGCGGATGACGTTCACCCCCGCCGGGCACTGA